The Mercurialis annua linkage group LG7, ddMerAnnu1.2, whole genome shotgun sequence genome includes the window ATCTTTTTTCTATATGGTTAGAAAGGTAAGGatacaatttataattacttgTACTAAAATTTACGATTGCCATGGACTTTTCCTTTGGAATTAGAGCAATTCTGTCAGAAAATAGATATCTGTCAATGAACTCCTTATGGCTAAAAACCATCGAGTATATGTCGGCTCAAAAACAATTTCTGATGCAAAGTAGAGTCTCTCACGAATTTATCGACAAAAAAAGTTGTCAATAAATAGAAATCCTAGAAAAGTTATATACATCAGAACTATTTATTTTTCGTGCTTAATTTACGAGGGACAAGTGACTGCCGATTCCAATacatttagtgacggatttccGTCAGTCGAGAAATTCCATTTGCAGCCCGATGTTTTCTTTCAATGATCAAATCTTTCTACAAATACTGTccttttcaaataataaataaaaaagagtaatatttaagaaattagattttaaaatttactttttaattccCGTTGCTTTTTATGTTTAACTATGGAATTTCCAACAAGAACATCAACTTACAAAATAATTTACTTAAGATTTAATTTTTCCAAATAATTATTGCATATGTACAACAAATTAGtaagaagtttaaaatttattatctttttataattctacagtaattctaaaaaaaatatttatacattcCACACCTTATTATAAGATGAcacaacaattaattaattaattttaaaaaaaaaaatattaaaaacacacTAGACTGTCTTTGTAAAGAGAATTTCTCCACTTTATTACAATGAGTGACCCTATATACTTGGATAAATGTCCTGAATTCTTTCTACATCCAATACTCCAAGATCTAATAAGATTTCAGTTATTCGAATACTTAAAACCTcataatattcattttttaacaCATGTCACACTTTGAAACTTTCACATCACTCCTATTATTGGAACTACCCACATAACAATGTTCTAACACTTTGAATATTTCAGTTCTACATCTCTTCTAAACCCTATTTAAGACATAGTTGCTCATCATTAACTCATCAAACACAATCACACTAAACTCAAAAACACTGCATCTAAAATGGCTTTGCTGCGATTTTTATCGATTGCTCTCTTCTTAATTTTCGCTAATGAGTGTACCTCCCGTGAGCTTCAAGAATTAACAATGGCGGAAAGATACGATCAATGGCTTGCAGAGCACGGAAAGTCTTATAAAAGTGACGAAGAGAAATTAAAAAGGTTTGCGATATTCAAGCACAATGTTGAGTTCATTGAGAAATTTAATGCTGGTGGTGAGGAATCATATAAGCTTGGAATTAACCAGTTTGCTGATTTAACTAATGAAGAATTTAGAGTTTCGTGGACTGCCTATAAAAGACCTGTTGCTAGTTCATTAATGGCGGCAACACcatttaaatatgaaaatgtTAGTTATCCACCTTCTGTCGTGGACTGGACAGAAAAACATGTTGTTACTAATGTCAAAGATCAGGGAACTTGCGGTAAGTAAGATGCATGATGTTGAAATCCAACaattatgttatttaatttcatgttagtttactatttcaatttaatttaaataattataaaattatctgACCATatggtaaaataaaatatgttcaCGGTATATTTAAAAAGTACACTATACTTTgatatctaaatttattttgttctaaATATAAGATAAAGTTTGTGCCactaaaattttaatcataCATTTATGAGTGTGTCCAAGAAATTAACCTGTTTACTAATTTGTATGAACAGGAAGTTGCTGGGCTTTCTCAGCTGTGGGAGCAACCGAAGGACTatggaaaataacaaaaaaagatTTAATATCTCTATCAGTACAAGAGCTTGTAGATTGCGACACGGAAGGCGAAGACAAAGGCTGTAAAGGTGGTTCAATGGAGGACGCTTTCAAGTTCATTATAAATAATCGTGGAATCACCAGTGACCTTAAATATCCGTACAAAGGAGCCGAACAAAAATGCgaccctaaaaaggtgaattcaCGAATAGCAACAATCACCGGATACCAAAAAGTTCCGATGAATAGCGAAAAAGATTTGATGAAGGCGGTGGCAAATCAGCCCGTTGCGGTGGCGATTGATGCAGGTTCACCAACCTTTCAATTCTACTCCTCTGGTGTCTATAGAGGAACCTGTGGAACCAACGTAAACCACGGGGTTTTAGTCGTCGGATATGGCCGGACTAATACGGCGACAAAGTATTGGCTAGTAAAGAATTCGTGGGGAAAGAAATGGGGAGAGAAAGGGTTTGTGAGAATGGAGAAAAACGTTCAGTCTAAGGAAGGTCTTTGTGGTATAGCCACGGATTGCTCGTATCCACTAgcttagtttttttatttattatcaacGTTTTAGcaataatttgtttttctatAGAATTACGGCCAACTTTAGCATTTTGTTTTTGATCGAGTGATAATTGCAAATGTTATGAATTTAATGTCCCTTTCAATAGAAATATGCACTGTTAGCTTATAATACCATTTTAACCAATTAAATATTTCATAACATACTTAATATTTTTcctattttacttttaaaatattttcaaaaatatttaattcctattttttaatttttttaattaaatttctattttatttcttaGTTTATTCTGTGAGTAGTTTATCTCAgttttatattcaatataagATATCAttctatctttttttattaggaAAACTTTCATCactgaaatatataaaaatataaagaataatctcttcaatatatataaatgagccactataaaattaaatattgattattgtaaaaacaattatatgTAAAAAGTTCTAATGAATCATCCTGTAATTATTgtgaacatattaaaattaaaattttaacaaataaacaaataagattaaataacttttaggattaatctcaataaaatactaaaagttTGTGGGTTTTATCAGCTATAGCAAATCTTTAAAAATCGGCTAATTTAGCTTATGTTGAGATATTTGAGACCTTTATTAACTATTCGTGAACTAAACTTAAAATTTTGAGATGAATTTTATTCTAAAGTGGAGTAAATTTTTCGGTATGATTCACAAATGGCTAGAAAATGTTTGAGTTATCCCAAAATAGATTACTAgcacatttttaaagatttgactGTAACTAACAAAACCcgtaaatattttgtattttattgggattaaccctaatttttaaTACCTACTTCCTCATTTCTTTCACTCATTTAAGAATTGTCTTTGAATCTTTGGTCAATGAAGCCTAGCCCAAGTTGCCAAGTCCTCCAAGTACGATTCTAAGATTTTGGTTTCGAATTTCATTAGGGCCAAATGGTTCAAGgctaaattaacatttaacgATTAACAACTAATTACTAGTTATTAACAACTGATGTAACTaaatttatctatataaaaaggTCTTTGAATTTTTCATTATATAATTGTGAGCGGTGAGTCTGATATATATGGTCGTGCATTCCTCATAATCACTTGCataaattttttggcttaatacatcatttgacccccaAACTATACTATTTTATCTCTGCGacttctaaactaatttcgtgttcttttggacctcttaactctattttttgttctatttaacccctcattcggaatGTACACACCACGCGggatgacgtggataaaattgctgacatggctttgctgacatggggttaaatagaataaaaaaaatagttaagaggtccaatagaacactaaaatagtttagaggtcatagggAATAAAAGGATAAggtttaggggtcaaaaaatatattaagcctaaatattttttttaatttaaaataaaaagtgatgtactttacatattatttgaaaaaaatcatttaaggctttaaaaatcatgaaatttaacgtgttttccaattttaatacaaattttaaaaattcagaattgatttgaaaagtttgaaattgcaaaaaattaaaagctggtgtattaaaatttttaaaattggaaattcgtgaaacacagtatagtaaatttatatattttataatatcgttaaaaatagacaaacttcaattatcattattgaaatgtaaacaaacatttacatgtacaagaagttatattatgtaattatttaactaaaattcaatatttttttatttttctaaaagattaaatggataaaaattaaataattgtattttcgagaaggttaaatggataaaaattaaaagtttgaaggtggaataggaaaataaaataagtttaggggtcaaatagaacaaaatagtgtagttcggtggttcaatagaacaatttatgtattttaattatccttcacgcgtTTCAAAACTTTTGAAAATACGTGCTTTTGCCACGTTGGAGGAAAAGGGTCAGATCGGGAAAAAAGTTgcagttgacgggttaaataaaacaaaaaataaagttaagaggtccaatagaatatcaaattagtttaagagtctcagagaataaaagtgtattgtttaggggtcaaatgatgtattaagcctaaaaaaaaccccgaccttttagctccttttcaattctaccctgacgttgaaaacaaatcaattttaccctatttcgtaatttctcgtttcaattataccctaattttaaatttttcacaatttttttatttaaatgaagaaatcatttaattaactaagtttaaagataaaattaaatttatttccatctaaaaaaatacaaataattcttttatttttaaaaactaactaaaaaaaattcttaattaatttaaccaaatctaaataaattttcaacatatacaattaatatatgctagacatggagaacgtttttttaatattttccaaaaaaaaacgtcaatttaatatttcaggacacaattgaaacacaaaaatgcaaaatagggtaaaattgaccagttttcaatgtcacggtagaattgaaaaggggctaaaaggtcgggattttttgaggcattaggcctttttttaatgatgttttgttggaaaatattataaaagtgTAAAACTTGTTACTTTCGTGTTCTTTGTCGTGACtagataaaaaaaacagtttttatTAAAAGGCGAGTGAAAAATGATGTTGAGAAGATCACTCTTTGTCggaccaagtcccatttgaaccctaattttgagtttgacaatcaatttaaagagcctaatcatgtttattagtgtgtaggaacatatagaaaccatctCAGGTTGAATCAGAGCATTCTAGCGAGAAagaaaaatctaattttttttataggatACAGTAACA containing:
- the LOC126656332 gene encoding senescence-specific cysteine protease SAG39-like, with the protein product MALLRFLSIALFLIFANECTSRELQELTMAERYDQWLAEHGKSYKSDEEKLKRFAIFKHNVEFIEKFNAGGEESYKLGINQFADLTNEEFRVSWTAYKRPVASSLMAATPFKYENVSYPPSVVDWTEKHVVTNVKDQGTCGSCWAFSAVGATEGLWKITKKDLISLSVQELVDCDTEGEDKGCKGGSMEDAFKFIINNRGITSDLKYPYKGAEQKCDPKKVNSRIATITGYQKVPMNSEKDLMKAVANQPVAVAIDAGSPTFQFYSSGVYRGTCGTNVNHGVLVVGYGRTNTATKYWLVKNSWGKKWGEKGFVRMEKNVQSKEGLCGIATDCSYPLA